One stretch of Harmonia axyridis chromosome 1, icHarAxyr1.1, whole genome shotgun sequence DNA includes these proteins:
- the LOC123681117 gene encoding 39S ribosomal protein L40, mitochondrial, protein MMACRNLFSHLSRLSSSPTSFLVSRNISLGSRNDIKISPILCAEPLKKKKKMDPAVLRAREERRKKKIEKQIRRLERNARQLKPIEECEIPLNVSDERDIRTRNNPPLPESEIERRALLEKSWARYKHEQRFNDLKMIDRIFFSQQKALDELRAESEELYQEAIQTDFRLIPFRSEGPVETPPIKNYEVPDGDYVDTSKKWE, encoded by the exons ATGATGGCATGTAGAAACTTATTTTCACATTTATCTAG GTTATCATCCTCTCCTACAAGTTTTCTTGTGAGTAGAAATATTTCCCTTGGATCTAGAAATGACATAAAAATAAGTCCAATTTTATG TGCCGAACCactcaaaaaaaagaaaaaaatggatCCTGCTGTTCTCCGAGCTCGAGAAGAAAGAAggaagaaaaaaatagaaaaacaaatTAGGCGATTGGAAAGAAATGCCAGGCAATTGAAACCAATTGAGGAGTGTGAAATTCCATTAAATGTTTCTGATGAAAGAGA CATACGAACAAGAAATAATCCACCATTACCTGAATCAGAAATTGAGCGAAGGGCACTCTTagaaaaatcatgggctagatATAAACATGAACAGCGTTTTAATGATCTAAAGATGATAGATCGCATATTTTTTTCCCAGCAAAAAGCTCTAGATGAACTCAGAGCAGAATCTGAGGAGTTATACCAAGAAGCTATCCAG ACTGACTTTCGACTAATACCTTTCAGAAGTGAAGGTCCTGTGGAAACCCCTcccataaaaaattatgaagtcCCTGATGGTGATTATGTAGATACTTCAAAAAAATGGGAATAA
- the LOC123671187 gene encoding F-box only protein 33 isoform X2, producing MLNSYFKDEPGMYHDSIGVLGECSSAKRSKTSDFEESRTSLVNWTHLPDVVISEIFDNLNTPDRLNASSVCKHWRKNLYNKKWWKHITFTIEPDKINKARYFIAAFSPIVSHATIKLNTFSTECMEEFVSLIQILSDNPNLKTLIIEPTHCRFFEFSSVKIIKESLENDSSLITNSITKCLPKLNKFSIGCIEDLSNQVEHFLKILNDKHSNNLTVLGLASVKDEPGKCKKIALSPSLFKPFTGLEILSIDYDELCDEFLNNLEDALSLKRLVVHLHSVRPTHPGTSNETWKIFKETHPECEFRLTVIHAFKDVHNMHTKVLRKQMPLSHLKVFFCESVNISVLECLSQYYQETLRSLIWVDSLNQEGDTWAITTPFYETPDPFLLISWLCKKLEEIILYGYKYWEDNLIAVARLRGPQLHTLEIAEDDILFSNKNISPHDTCFKDIPLNLKRSWTPKKRSELHPVICNPTAGDSDEYLLPIVLADLH from the exons atgttGAACTCTTACTTTAAAGATGAACCGG GTATGTATCATGATTCAATTGGCGTATTGGGGGAGTGTTCCAGTGCGAAAAGGTCGAAAACATCAGATTTTGAAGAATCCAGAACTTCATTAGTGAACTGGACACATCTTCCAGATGTAGTGATTTCGGAAATTTTTGACAATTTGAATACCCCTGATAGATTGAATGCATCTTCTGTTTGCAAACATTGGAGAAAGAATCTGTATAATAAGAA ATGGTGGAAACATATTACTTTTACCATTGAACCCGACAAGATTAACAAAGCGAGATACTTCATTGCAGCCTTCTCTCCGATTGTATCTCATGCTACCATAAAATTAAACACCTTTTCCACAGAATGTATGGAAGAATTTGTATCACTCATACAAATATTATCTGATAATCCTAACCTCAAGACTTTAATCATCGAACCAACACACTGtagattttttgaattctcatcagtgaaaataataaaagaaag tttggaAAATGATAGTTCTTTAATCACTAATTCCATAACAAAATGCCTTCCGAAGTTGAATAAGTTTAGTATTGGATGTATAGAAGACTTATCAAATCAAGTGGAACATTTCTTGAAGATCTTGAATGATAAACATTCCAATAATCTAACTGTTCTTGGACTAGCATCTGTTAAAGATGAGCCtggaaaatgcaaaaaaattgcATTGAGTCCGTCCCTCTTCAAACCATTCACGGGCTTGGAG ATTCTAAGTATAGATTACGATGAATTATGTGATGAGTTTTTGAACAACTTAGAAGATGCCCTCAGCCTCAAGAGGTTGGTGGTGCACCTACATAGCGTAAGACCCACCCATCCCGGTACATCTAATGAAACATGGAAGATTTTCAAGGAAACTCACCCAGAATGCGAATTTCGATTGACGGTTATTCATGCATTTAAAGATGTTCATAATATGCACACTAAGGTACTCAGAAAACAGATGCCTCTTTCACATCTCAAAGTCTTTTTCTGTGAGAGC GTTAACATATCTGTGCTGGAATGTCTATCACAATACTACCAAGAAACGCTGAGAAGTCTGATTTGGGTTGATTCCCTTAATCAGGAAGGAGACACTTGGGCTATAACAACACCTTTCTATGAAACTCCTGACCCGTTCCTTCTTATATCGTGGTTGTGCAAAAAACTGGAAGAAATCATCCTTTACGGGTACAAATATTGGGAGGACAATCTCATAGCTGTTGCTCGGCTCAGAGGACCCCAACTTCATACACTAGAAATCGCTGAAGACGATAtactattttcaaataaaaacatcTCTCCTCACGATACATGTTTTAAG GATATCCCATTGAATTTAAAAAGATCTTGGACTCCGAAAAAAAGATCTGAGCTTCACCCGGTAATATGCAATCCAACTGCAGGTGATTCGGACGAATATTTGTTGCCAATAGTCCTAGCTGATCTGCACTAG
- the LOC123671185 gene encoding transcriptional repressor p66-alpha — translation MEINDNIVDLSVSSIRSSPSIPTNIPPSLNITPVVNSQPLSSINHPPNSRRILRPRTEPRSYVESPDILINGTFDRPRTNGNSTGYTSDSSDGEMPPMTPIKELSPYEIKQRDRCLKRIREELRSEEMKLVLLKKLKQSQQLKENVAVLPPSIPSSALPPKGLPSGLSITPTTVKVPAQKSSPQPSVLMRHPVSHKPGSGNAPPLLRGQPPASRITAHPIPMNASPINNRGANLSVPQPPRNYNRVPGYPPGVKDLSPSVTITPAPPQPPKERPREDNQTPAQRQAAAKLALRKQLEKTLLQIPPPKPPPPEMHFIPNPSNTEFIYLVGLEHVVDFLTKETKMPLPPSPYNCSQCNSDFTPVWKWEKVKGKGKIVICEQCVTNNVKKGLKAEHTNRLKTAFVKALQQEQEIEQKLAQNGSFTSSSPAASPVTPEVVSTPKPATPTPTPIPMPRHAATPPTPSAQPTPPPPPPQQRSSHIPHQDKFSQNAAAVQALQQQILRSLSAGGPPGAHMFSPLFYPYQLAAMAQVAASSNKNNSNNLAEMQRAADIQRQYLLDMIPGPGQRHNWKT, via the exons ATGGAGATTAATGATAATATTGTCGATCTGAGCGTAAG TTCAATAAGATCTTCTCCTTCTATACCTACAAACATTCCACCAAGTCTCAACATCACGCCAGTTGTGAACAGCCAACCTTTATCCAGCATTAATCATCCTCCAAATAGTAGAAGGATACTCCGTCCGAGAACTGAACCACGCAGCTATGTTGAAAGTCCCGATATCTTGATAAACGGAACTTTTGACAGGCCTCGCACAAATGGTAACTCAACTGGATATACCAGCGATTCTAGTGACGGAGAAATGCCCCCAATGACCCCCATAAAAGAATTAAGCCCTTATGAGATAAAGCAGag ggATCGTTGTCTGAAGCGTATAAGGGAGGAATTGAGGTCTGAAGAAATGAAGCTGGTTCTTCTGAAAAAGCTGAAGCAATCCCAACAGCTGAAGGAAAATGTTGCAGTTTTACCTCCTAGCATACCCTCTTCGGCTCTACCACCTAAAGGTCTTCCAAGTGGATTGAGCATTACACCAACGACTGTTAAAGTTCCTGCTCAAAAGAGTTCTCCACAACCCTCTGTCTtgatgagacaccctgtatcgCACAAGCCTGGTTCAGGAAATGCTCCTCCATTACTTCGAGGC caaCCTCCTGCATCACGTATTACGGCTCACCCAATACCAATGAACGCTTCTCCGATAAATAACAGAGGGGCGAATCTGTCTGTACCACAACCACCAAGAAACTACAATAGGGTGCCAGGATATCCTCCTGGAGTTAAGGACTTGTCTCCTTCTGTGACTATAACTCCGGCACCTCCTCAGCCTCCAAAG GAACGACCTAGGGAAGATAATCAAACTCCAGCACAGAGGCAGGCTGCGGCTAAGTTGGCGTTGAGAAAACAACTGGAGAAAACATTGTTACAG ATCCCACCACCGAAACCACCACCTCCAGAGATGCATTTCATACCGAATCCAAGTAATACGGAATTCATATATTTGGTCGGTCTCGAACATGTAGTCGATTTTCTAACGAAGGAAACTAAAATGCCTCTGCCCCCCTCTCCGTATAATTGTAGTCAGTGTAATTCAGATTTTACGCCAGTTTGGAAATGGGAAAAAGTTAAAGGAAAAG gCAAAATCGTTATATGCGAGCAATGTGTTACGAATAATGTTAAGAAAGGTTTGAAAGCAGAACACACTAACCGTTTAAAAACTGCCTTCGTCAAGGCATTGCAGCAGGAGCAAGAAATCGAACAGAAATTAGCACAG AATGGATCGTTTACATCTAGTAGTCCCGCCGCCTCGCCTGTCACACCTGAAGTAGTATCTACCCCGAAACCGGCCACGCCTACCCCCACGCCCATTCCCATGCCACGTCACGCAGCTACTCCGCCCACTCCTAGTGCGCAGCCAACACCTCCGCCGCCACCACCGCAGCAGAGGAGTTCTCACATACCGCATCAGGACAAATTTTCACAGAACGCGGCTGCGGTTCAGGCGCTGCAACAGCAGATTCTCAGAT CTCTATCAGCAGGAGGCCCTCCTGGTGCACATATGTTTTCTCCTCTGTTTTACCCTTATCAATTGGCAGCGATGGCGCAAGTTGCGGCTAGTAGTAATAAGAACAATTCCAACAACTTAGCGGAAATGCAAAGAGCAGCTGATATCCAGAGACAGTATCTCCTCGACATGATACCTGGACCTGGTCAAAGACATAACTGGAAAACATGA
- the LOC123671187 gene encoding F-box only protein 33 isoform X1, with protein sequence MLNSYFKDEPVRLNQEYDFRVTTMKRLLSGMYHDSIGVLGECSSAKRSKTSDFEESRTSLVNWTHLPDVVISEIFDNLNTPDRLNASSVCKHWRKNLYNKKWWKHITFTIEPDKINKARYFIAAFSPIVSHATIKLNTFSTECMEEFVSLIQILSDNPNLKTLIIEPTHCRFFEFSSVKIIKESLENDSSLITNSITKCLPKLNKFSIGCIEDLSNQVEHFLKILNDKHSNNLTVLGLASVKDEPGKCKKIALSPSLFKPFTGLEILSIDYDELCDEFLNNLEDALSLKRLVVHLHSVRPTHPGTSNETWKIFKETHPECEFRLTVIHAFKDVHNMHTKVLRKQMPLSHLKVFFCESVNISVLECLSQYYQETLRSLIWVDSLNQEGDTWAITTPFYETPDPFLLISWLCKKLEEIILYGYKYWEDNLIAVARLRGPQLHTLEIAEDDILFSNKNISPHDTCFKDIPLNLKRSWTPKKRSELHPVICNPTAGDSDEYLLPIVLADLH encoded by the exons atgttGAACTCTTACTTTAAAGATGAACCGG TTAGACTAAATCAAGAATATGATTTCCGTGTGACAACAATGAAACGTCTGTTATCAG GTATGTATCATGATTCAATTGGCGTATTGGGGGAGTGTTCCAGTGCGAAAAGGTCGAAAACATCAGATTTTGAAGAATCCAGAACTTCATTAGTGAACTGGACACATCTTCCAGATGTAGTGATTTCGGAAATTTTTGACAATTTGAATACCCCTGATAGATTGAATGCATCTTCTGTTTGCAAACATTGGAGAAAGAATCTGTATAATAAGAA ATGGTGGAAACATATTACTTTTACCATTGAACCCGACAAGATTAACAAAGCGAGATACTTCATTGCAGCCTTCTCTCCGATTGTATCTCATGCTACCATAAAATTAAACACCTTTTCCACAGAATGTATGGAAGAATTTGTATCACTCATACAAATATTATCTGATAATCCTAACCTCAAGACTTTAATCATCGAACCAACACACTGtagattttttgaattctcatcagtgaaaataataaaagaaag tttggaAAATGATAGTTCTTTAATCACTAATTCCATAACAAAATGCCTTCCGAAGTTGAATAAGTTTAGTATTGGATGTATAGAAGACTTATCAAATCAAGTGGAACATTTCTTGAAGATCTTGAATGATAAACATTCCAATAATCTAACTGTTCTTGGACTAGCATCTGTTAAAGATGAGCCtggaaaatgcaaaaaaattgcATTGAGTCCGTCCCTCTTCAAACCATTCACGGGCTTGGAG ATTCTAAGTATAGATTACGATGAATTATGTGATGAGTTTTTGAACAACTTAGAAGATGCCCTCAGCCTCAAGAGGTTGGTGGTGCACCTACATAGCGTAAGACCCACCCATCCCGGTACATCTAATGAAACATGGAAGATTTTCAAGGAAACTCACCCAGAATGCGAATTTCGATTGACGGTTATTCATGCATTTAAAGATGTTCATAATATGCACACTAAGGTACTCAGAAAACAGATGCCTCTTTCACATCTCAAAGTCTTTTTCTGTGAGAGC GTTAACATATCTGTGCTGGAATGTCTATCACAATACTACCAAGAAACGCTGAGAAGTCTGATTTGGGTTGATTCCCTTAATCAGGAAGGAGACACTTGGGCTATAACAACACCTTTCTATGAAACTCCTGACCCGTTCCTTCTTATATCGTGGTTGTGCAAAAAACTGGAAGAAATCATCCTTTACGGGTACAAATATTGGGAGGACAATCTCATAGCTGTTGCTCGGCTCAGAGGACCCCAACTTCATACACTAGAAATCGCTGAAGACGATAtactattttcaaataaaaacatcTCTCCTCACGATACATGTTTTAAG GATATCCCATTGAATTTAAAAAGATCTTGGACTCCGAAAAAAAGATCTGAGCTTCACCCGGTAATATGCAATCCAACTGCAGGTGATTCGGACGAATATTTGTTGCCAATAGTCCTAGCTGATCTGCACTAG